TCTGAGATCAATGAAATTCAACTCCACTCAACTGGGCTATACTCAATTTGTATCTTGGGAGCTAGTTTTGTGAACGATCAAGGGAAGTTTGACGCTGAATTAAAATCAGACAGCGGTAATCTGATAGAACTGAATAAACCTATATTTAAATATCGCTTTCGGAAAAAGGGAATCCTTGGATTGGAGTATTACCAATTTGAAATAAGTAAAAGTGGAAAATACTTTTTGAGTTTCAAGAATCAAAATGAGTTAGTTGCTAAGCATTCGATGTTAATTTCTAAAAGAATCTTTCAGAAACGGATTAATCCCAATAGTCTGAAAGTACTAGTCAAAGAAACAATATCGACAAGAGATAGAATGATCTCAATAGTAGGCTTAGTTATCGGGATAAACGCAGTTATTTGGGGGATTTTAGCTGGATTTTTAAAAATCTTTGAATAAAACTATTAAGATCAAAGTAGTTAATAACCCACCCTTGAAAACTACAAAGACACGCTTCAAAAATATTTTCGTGATTCCCTATTTCAATCCCGATCTTAGCAAAAAATTTTAAAGCAAAAAAATCCGCTTGTCTAAGTTCCAAAAACACTACCACTTTCTCATCTATAAACCTTATAGAATGCTCAGTCAGTTTACTTCAAACGATGAGAAGCAACTGCGTAAAAAGAGGTTTCTGGGTGAGTTGTATGATTTTCCTGAAGGCGTAATGGCTGTCGGCAGGCTGGATGAAAATTCTGAAGGATTGCTACTCATTACTACTGATGGACAATGGAGCAATCACGTGAATAAATCTGGGGAATTTGAAAAGGAATATTATGCTCAACTGGACGGGATCCCTGATGAAGAGATTCTAGAACAATTAAGAAGCGGCGTTAAAATAGGACTCAACGGTAAGAAATATTTAACGCAACCAGCCAAGGTCGCACGTATAGATTCACCTGAACTACCTGCCACCCTACAGCGCATACGCAATGATAGGCATGGTCCCACTTCATGGATTTCCATCACCATTACTGAGGGAAAATACCGTCAAGTGCGCAAAATGTGCAGCGCCGTGGGACTACCTGTTCTGCGATTAGCGCGTGTAAGAATAGGAGATTATAAACTAGATATGCTAATGGGAACTACAGTGATGGAAGTTGAACCTTATTCCTGAAGGACGACAAGAAGCGCCTTTACACCAGCGCTCAAATTCCAGACATTTTGCTGAATCACATTTCCTTTTTTATCCATGACTTTGAATTCTGCTGTGTTAGGGCCGCTCTCACCTTGATTCAATGCCTCGATTTCCAATTTATTAA
This genomic interval from Nonlabens spongiae contains the following:
- a CDS encoding pseudouridine synthase produces the protein MSKFQKHYHFLIYKPYRMLSQFTSNDEKQLRKKRFLGELYDFPEGVMAVGRLDENSEGLLLITTDGQWSNHVNKSGEFEKEYYAQLDGIPDEEILEQLRSGVKIGLNGKKYLTQPAKVARIDSPELPATLQRIRNDRHGPTSWISITITEGKYRQVRKMCSAVGLPVLRLARVRIGDYKLDMLMGTTVMEVEPYS